TCCGATATCTGATTTCTATGTCCTCCAATCCATGCCATTTCTCCGGCAGCGGTCTTAGGGATTTTGCAAGGAGTACGAAATTCTTTACAAAAATTGTAATTTCACCAGTTTTAGTTTTGAACACTTGACCCTCAACACCGATGAAATCACCGATATCAAAATTTTCAAATATTTCGAATGAATCCCCGAGGTCTGCTTTTCTTAAATATATCTGCAATTTCTCATCCTCGTCATTAAGGGTCGCAAAGAGTGTTTTGCCGTGTTTGCGGATCGTGATTATCCGGCCCGCAGTTTTGACAAGCGTCTGGGAATTTGCAAGCTCTTCGAAGTTTTTTTTGATCTCTGCGAAGGTATGAGTCCGATCAAAACGATAAGGATAGGGATTGATCTTCAAATCTTTTAGTCTTTCAAGCTTCTTAAGTCGTTCTTCCATACCCAATAATACACCAAACCGCCTAAAAGTCAACAGGCGACTGAGGTTTTTCCGCGCATGCGCATTGTTGATTTTTCGGGGCAGATTGCTATAATTAAGATATGCAAAGACTATATGTGTTTCTCTTGGTTCTTTTATCGGTCGCTTGCGAAAGAAAGGTCACCGCTAAGGGCATGCGCGTCGTCTCCCTTTCTCCGGCGATGACAGAGGTGATCTTTGCCTTGGGCGCAGGAGAATACCTGGTGGGTGTTACTACCTATTGTGATTATCCTGATTCCGCAAAAAAGATTTATAAGGTGGGCGATTTTTCCCATCCCTCTCTGGAAAGAATTGTAGGATTAAAACCTGACCTGGTGGTGGTCAATCTTCCTGAGCAAAAATGGCTCAAAATACAATTGGAAAAGTTAGGAATTAAAACTTTTACCACCGAACCCAAAACGATCAGTGACATCTATCGTGAGATTGCAGAGTTGGGAAAGATATTAAAAAGAGAGCGTCTGGCTGATTCACTCATTAGCTATATGAAATCTGTTCTCAAACCCCAAGCAAAAAGGAAAAAGCGGGTCTATGTAGAACTGAGCCCACGCCCGCTCATCACCATTGGTCGGGAGTCTTATTTAAATGAGATGATGGAATGGGCAGGGGGTGTGAATATTTTTGAGGATTTAGCGAAGGATTATCCGGTTGTGAATCAAGAAGAAGTGATCAAGCGTAATCCGGAGATTATCCTTGTCTTCCATCCCGAAAAGATAGCCGACCGTCTGGGCTGGCAGGAGATTGAAGCGGTGAAAAAGAAAAAGGTCTACCAGGAATTAAATCCCGACCATTTTTTGCGTCCTGGACCGCGGTTGGTGTTGGGTTTTCGACAACTGGAGCAGATTTTTGAATAAAAGCCTGGTTTTGGTTTTGCTATTGGTTCTCGGGGTTGTTCTGGAACTGGTAGTTGGTGTGCCGGATCTGAGTAAAGAAGAAATACTCCTGTTGCGGGGCTATCGGATAGTCCTGGGCATATATGCGGGTGGTGTCTTGGCATTCTGTGGTAGCGTGCTCCAGGGACTTTTCGGAAACCCCTTGGTAGAACCTTTTACCTTGGGTTCAGCATCCGGGGCTGCACTTGGATCCGCCATGGGCATGGTCTTTTTTCAGTATGCGAGTCCGGCTTTCGCATTTGCCGGTGCCCTAATTATAGGATTTCTGGTATTTACCATTGCCCGGGTTGAAGGGGGATTGCTGCGCGACCGGCTTATTCTTTCCGGAGTGATAATGAGTTTTTTGTGCAGTGCTCTTGTGATGCTCATCATGATTGCAGGCAGAAAAGAACTCTACGAAGTGCTCTATCTTTTGATGGGCTATCTCGGCATCGTGATCACACCCCAGAATCGGTTGATGCTCATAGTTCTTCTGGCAATTTCTGCTTTCCTCATTTTCTACCTTTATCGGTATTATCGCGAATTTGATATCCTTACCACCGGGGTTGAATCTGCCCAGGCACTCGGTTTGGATATCCAACGTTTTTCCATGGAAGTATTCGTGGTTGCGACCCTGCTGGTGAGTTTTGTGGTCTCTCTGGTGGGTGCAATCGGATTTGTCGGACTGGTGATACCCCATATCTCAAGGATGTTATTCGGTCCCCGGCATATCCGCAATCTCGGTGGTTCCTTGGTCCTGGGTGCTACTTTTGTGCTGTTTTCCGATGCCCTGACCAGGATGTTTACGGTCTATGAATTACCCACTGGGGTGATTACCTCGTTATTGGGTGTCCCTTTTTTCATCTACCTTTACCGTCGCAAAGGAACATGAAGGCGATTGAATTAAACAATCTATCTTTTTCCTACAATCAAAGACCGGTTTTAAAATCGGTAAACCTGATAATAGAAAAAGGCGAATTTGTCAGTATCATCGGACCGAATGGTGCCGGCAAATCTACGCTCCTGCGGGTCATCGCCGGGATTTTAAAAAATTTTAGCGGTGAAGTTCAAATATTTGACCAGAATATCAAAGATTTAAAGTCCAAGGTCCTTGCCCGCATCCTGAGTTTTGTCCCCCAGGAGACCCATTTTCTCCATAATTACTCGGTGGGGGATATCGTGTTGATGGGACGGTATCCTTATCTGGAGCCTTTCCAGCGTTTAAGTAGAGAAGATTTAAAAGCCGTGGATTGGGCAATGGAAAAAACGAATATCAAAGATTTACAGACAAGACCTGTGAATTCACTCTCCTCAGGTGAAAGACAGATGGTGGTCATCAGCCGTGCCCTTGCCCAAAGACCCCAGATACTTCTCCTCGATGAACCAACCAG
This genomic window from candidate division WOR-3 bacterium contains:
- a CDS encoding cobalamin-binding protein produces the protein MQRLYVFLLVLLSVACERKVTAKGMRVVSLSPAMTEVIFALGAGEYLVGVTTYCDYPDSAKKIYKVGDFSHPSLERIVGLKPDLVVVNLPEQKWLKIQLEKLGIKTFTTEPKTISDIYREIAELGKILKRERLADSLISYMKSVLKPQAKRKKRVYVELSPRPLITIGRESYLNEMMEWAGGVNIFEDLAKDYPVVNQEEVIKRNPEIILVFHPEKIADRLGWQEIEAVKKKKVYQELNPDHFLRPGPRLVLGFRQLEQIFE
- a CDS encoding iron ABC transporter permease: MNKSLVLVLLLVLGVVLELVVGVPDLSKEEILLLRGYRIVLGIYAGGVLAFCGSVLQGLFGNPLVEPFTLGSASGAALGSAMGMVFFQYASPAFAFAGALIIGFLVFTIARVEGGLLRDRLILSGVIMSFLCSALVMLIMIAGRKELYEVLYLLMGYLGIVITPQNRLMLIVLLAISAFLIFYLYRYYREFDILTTGVESAQALGLDIQRFSMEVFVVATLLVSFVVSLVGAIGFVGLVIPHISRMLFGPRHIRNLGGSLVLGATFVLFSDALTRMFTVYELPTGVITSLLGVPFFIYLYRRKGT
- a CDS encoding ABC transporter ATP-binding protein gives rise to the protein MKAIELNNLSFSYNQRPVLKSVNLIIEKGEFVSIIGPNGAGKSTLLRVIAGILKNFSGEVQIFDQNIKDLKSKVLARILSFVPQETHFLHNYSVGDIVLMGRYPYLEPFQRLSREDLKAVDWAMEKTNIKDLQTRPVNSLSSGERQMVVISRALAQRPQILLLDEPTSHLDIQHQIKIMDLLKDLNKDGMTILMVNHDLNLAAQFSEKLIMFYQGTIYKWGKPSEIIKPETIRDVYGVEVEIIIHPVKNTPQIFAK